Proteins from one Terriglobales bacterium genomic window:
- a CDS encoding S9 family peptidase — MFRTLVLCCALSTLLLAQPAPQSSSPPQKHPFTFEDMMALKRIGDPQVSPDGRWVIFSAVHVNLAENTRRPHLWIVPAAGGESRQLTTGQAGENRGRFSPDGKSILYTSAAVGGEQIWVSGFDSQSGTLAGEAHQLTSLSTEADGALWSPDGKNILFVSEVYPDCKDDACNRSRDETLAKSPVKAKIFTRLFYRHWSSYTRFKRSHLFVVPAAGGTPVDITPGDHDVPPFSLGGQDLYAISPDGQEVAFTSNIDEVEATSTNNEVFIVPITGGTPKKISSSPGSDSTPLYSPDGRYIAYRSQARAGYESDRFRLFLYDRKSGTTTGLTKNFDRWVEAFAWAPDSSAIYFVSEDHGTAPLWRVAVNGGEPQKVIAGFNDEPAIAPDGHTIFFSRMSIAAPNEIYKAPIPSSGIAEAQQLSHVNDAVLSAVDMTPLESFEFTGANKTKVQGFLLKPPGFSGANKYPMKFLIHGGPQGAWGDDWSYRWNPELFAANGYVVVMINPRGSTGYGQKFIDEINGDWGGKPYVDLMRGLDYVEKTYPFIDKDRECALGASYGGYMINWLLGHTNRFKCLVSHDGMFNDVSAFGTTEELWFNIWEFKGTPWTNPTTYKKWSPNLSAPKFKTPTLVVHGQLDYRLDVSEGFQLFTTLQLLKVPSKMLYFPDEGHWVLKPQNSRLWYKTVNDWVDQWVKPR, encoded by the coding sequence ATGTTTCGCACACTTGTTCTGTGCTGTGCTCTTAGCACTCTGCTACTGGCTCAACCTGCACCGCAATCGAGTTCCCCCCCGCAGAAGCATCCGTTCACGTTCGAAGACATGATGGCGCTGAAGCGCATTGGCGATCCGCAGGTTTCGCCCGACGGACGCTGGGTCATCTTCTCCGCCGTGCACGTAAATCTCGCCGAGAACACGCGCAGGCCGCATTTGTGGATCGTTCCCGCTGCGGGCGGGGAATCGCGGCAGCTTACGACCGGGCAGGCGGGCGAGAATCGCGGACGTTTTTCTCCGGACGGCAAGAGCATCCTCTACACGTCGGCAGCCGTAGGAGGAGAACAGATCTGGGTCTCGGGTTTCGATTCCCAATCTGGCACTCTGGCCGGCGAGGCGCACCAGCTTACTTCACTCTCCACCGAAGCTGACGGAGCGCTCTGGTCTCCGGACGGCAAGAACATTCTGTTCGTCTCTGAGGTCTATCCCGATTGCAAAGACGACGCCTGCAACCGAAGCCGCGATGAGACATTAGCCAAGTCGCCGGTGAAAGCCAAGATTTTCACGCGGCTCTTCTACCGTCATTGGTCGAGCTACACGCGTTTCAAGCGCAGCCACCTGTTTGTGGTTCCCGCCGCGGGAGGCACGCCGGTGGACATCACTCCCGGCGATCATGACGTGCCGCCCTTCAGCCTCGGCGGCCAGGACCTCTATGCCATTTCTCCCGACGGGCAGGAGGTCGCCTTCACCAGCAACATCGACGAGGTCGAGGCAACGAGCACGAACAACGAAGTTTTTATAGTTCCCATTACGGGAGGAACTCCGAAGAAGATATCCAGCAGTCCGGGCAGTGACTCCACGCCGCTCTACTCGCCCGATGGCCGTTACATCGCCTATCGCTCACAGGCGCGGGCAGGATACGAGAGCGATCGCTTTCGCCTCTTTCTTTACGACCGCAAGAGCGGGACAACCACCGGCCTGACAAAGAATTTTGATCGCTGGGTGGAAGCTTTCGCCTGGGCTCCGGATTCTTCGGCCATCTACTTTGTCAGCGAGGATCACGGGACAGCGCCGCTGTGGCGTGTAGCAGTGAACGGAGGCGAGCCGCAGAAGGTGATCGCGGGCTTCAACGACGAGCCGGCAATCGCGCCCGACGGTCACACCATCTTCTTCAGCCGCATGTCGATTGCGGCTCCGAACGAGATCTATAAAGCTCCGATTCCCAGTTCAGGAATCGCCGAAGCTCAGCAGCTTAGCCACGTAAACGACGCAGTACTCTCGGCAGTCGACATGACTCCCCTGGAGTCATTTGAGTTCACGGGAGCGAACAAGACCAAAGTCCAAGGCTTTTTGTTGAAGCCTCCGGGCTTCAGCGGGGCGAATAAATATCCGATGAAGTTCCTCATCCATGGTGGCCCGCAGGGCGCATGGGGAGACGACTGGTCTTACCGCTGGAATCCCGAGCTGTTTGCAGCAAATGGATATGTAGTCGTCATGATCAATCCACGCGGCTCTACCGGCTACGGACAAAAGTTTATCGACGAAATAAATGGGGATTGGGGCGGCAAGCCGTATGTCGATCTCATGCGCGGTCTCGACTATGTCGAGAAGACCTACCCATTCATCGACAAAGACCGCGAGTGCGCGCTCGGCGCTTCCTATGGCGGATACATGATCAATTGGCTGCTCGGCCATACGAATCGCTTCAAGTGCCTGGTCTCGCACGACGGCATGTTCAACGACGTTTCCGCTTTTGGAACTACCGAGGAGCTGTGGTTCAACATCTGGGAATTCAAAGGCACGCCCTGGACGAATCCGACGACGTATAAGAAATGGTCGCCGAATCTTTCAGCGCCCAAATTCAAGACACCAACTTTGGTCGTGCATGGCCAGCTTGATTACCGCCTCGATGTCTCAGAAGGATTTCAGCTCTTCACCACGCTGCAGCTGCTGAAAGTTCCGTCGAAGATGCTGTATTTCCCCGACGAAGGGCATTGGGTGCTGAAACCGCAAAACAGCCGGCTTTGGTACAAGACTGTGAATGATTGGGTGGATCAGTGGGTGAAGCCGCGGTGA
- a CDS encoding ABC transporter ATP-binding protein produces the protein MPLLSVEHLDISFGPSRAVRDLSFAIESGEALGLVGESGSGKSVTSLAIMRLLVPQARVSGSIRFAAEELLTAPEEKMRELRGKAMAMIFQEPMTALNPLMRVGDQVAEAVLAHERVSRKEAFDRAVAALTDVAIPDPASRARDYPHQLSGGQRQRVMIAMAIVNRPQLLIADEPTTALDVTVQAQILELLAHLRERFSLSMLFISHDLGVVSQVSDRVAVMYRGQMVESGSARQVFTAPAHEYTRGLLNAIPTLRSRRDRALAMVEARQYADVPLKEVEAGHWARV, from the coding sequence ATGCCGCTGCTGAGCGTAGAGCACCTCGACATCAGTTTTGGCCCGAGCCGCGCCGTGCGTGATCTGAGCTTCGCGATCGAATCCGGCGAGGCGCTTGGGTTAGTCGGCGAATCCGGCAGCGGGAAGTCGGTCACGTCGCTGGCAATCATGAGGCTGCTGGTTCCACAAGCGCGCGTGAGTGGCAGCATTCGGTTTGCCGCAGAAGAATTGCTGACCGCTCCGGAAGAGAAGATGCGCGAGTTGCGCGGAAAAGCGATGGCGATGATCTTCCAGGAGCCGATGACCGCCCTGAATCCCCTGATGCGCGTCGGAGATCAGGTTGCCGAGGCCGTGCTCGCTCATGAGCGCGTCAGTCGAAAAGAAGCCTTTGACCGAGCTGTGGCAGCGCTTACCGACGTTGCCATTCCCGATCCTGCAAGTCGCGCACGCGACTATCCTCACCAGCTTTCGGGCGGGCAGAGACAGCGCGTCATGATCGCCATGGCCATCGTGAATCGTCCGCAACTGCTGATTGCCGACGAACCTACGACTGCTCTCGACGTAACCGTGCAGGCGCAGATCCTCGAGTTGCTGGCGCATTTGCGCGAGAGGTTTTCGCTATCGATGCTCTTCATCTCGCACGATCTCGGCGTCGTCTCGCAGGTTTCCGATCGTGTAGCGGTGATGTATCGCGGGCAGATGGTGGAAAGCGGCAGCGCGCGCCAGGTCTTCACTGCCCCTGCGCATGAGTACACTCGCGGACTGCTCAACGCGATCCCCACGTTGCGCAGCCGGCGAGACCGTGCGTTGGCGATGGTGGAAGCACGGCAATATGCCGATGTGCCGTTGAAAGAAGTTGAAGCCGGTCACTGGGCGAGAGTTTGA
- a CDS encoding glucan 1,4-alpha-glucosidase yields the protein MRRSCLSFFFPIFLLAALNAQVAPGAPGQMAHWTNGNKQGVGTSNSLASHVWYTLGSDGALNEVYYPTVDKANTRLLDFVVTDGKSWLEQESVDTTHQIEVPDTEVLSFRQVNTSKAGHYRITKTYITDPEHDTLLIQVRFQRLKSGPVQLYVYYDPSINNSGMHDTGYSVDDVLVASDNGIASALASSLPFVKTTSGYFGTSDGFTELKKDFALKNTFARAQDGNVVQVAELPQAATKDVNFTIALAFGSEGEVAIDTARKSLQKGFEHAYTEYAKGWRDWIETLKQVDPKYRDQYQIAAMVMKAHEDKTYRGAGAASLTIPWGDETDADQPSVGGYHLVWSRDLYEVATAFYAMGDKEAADRALNYLFNVQQKPDGSFPQNSWLDGRPFWGSLQMDEVAYPLILAWQLGRTDSQTYDKHVKPAANFIAKNGPASPQERWEEQSGYSPSTIAAEIAGLICAAKIAQMDHDDASRTAWLNLADDWSNKLEGWTVTTNGKYADRYYLRLTQHGDPNAGEMINIANKGGTWDEREIVDAGFLELVRLGIRPASDPLIAKSLGVVDTVIKVDTPNGPVWYRYNHDGYGEQVDGHGYNEVGVGRLWVLLVGERGEYAVASGLDPSPYLDAMQKMANAGHMLGEQVWDRKDSPDPSRFQMGEGTGSATPLNWTCAQFVRLAVAAEEKKLPETPAVVAEHFQQLRKASLSNSGQSNTTTAVTR from the coding sequence ATGCGTCGTAGTTGTCTCTCCTTCTTTTTTCCCATTTTTCTTTTAGCCGCTCTCAACGCTCAGGTCGCTCCCGGCGCTCCCGGCCAAATGGCGCACTGGACCAATGGGAACAAACAGGGAGTTGGTACTTCCAATTCATTGGCTTCTCACGTTTGGTACACGCTGGGAAGCGACGGCGCGCTGAACGAGGTCTACTACCCGACTGTCGACAAGGCCAACACGCGTTTGCTGGACTTCGTTGTGACCGACGGCAAGAGTTGGTTGGAGCAGGAGTCGGTCGATACCACGCACCAAATCGAAGTGCCGGACACGGAAGTACTGAGCTTCCGGCAGGTGAATACCTCCAAGGCCGGCCATTATCGGATTACGAAGACTTACATCACCGATCCGGAACACGACACGCTCTTAATTCAAGTGAGATTTCAACGCCTCAAATCCGGGCCGGTGCAGCTCTACGTCTATTACGATCCCTCGATCAACAACAGCGGCATGCACGACACTGGATACAGCGTTGACGATGTACTGGTCGCCTCAGACAACGGCATTGCTTCTGCGCTCGCGAGCAGCCTGCCCTTCGTGAAGACGACCAGTGGATACTTCGGAACCAGCGACGGATTTACTGAACTGAAGAAAGACTTCGCGCTCAAAAACACATTTGCGCGCGCCCAGGATGGGAATGTAGTGCAGGTCGCGGAGCTTCCGCAGGCAGCGACAAAAGACGTGAACTTCACCATCGCGCTTGCTTTCGGCTCTGAGGGAGAAGTTGCGATCGACACTGCCCGCAAGTCGCTGCAGAAAGGCTTCGAGCACGCGTACACCGAATACGCGAAGGGATGGCGTGATTGGATCGAAACGCTGAAGCAGGTCGATCCGAAGTATCGCGATCAATATCAAATTGCAGCGATGGTGATGAAGGCGCATGAAGATAAGACCTATCGTGGGGCCGGCGCGGCCTCGCTGACGATTCCTTGGGGAGATGAAACCGATGCGGATCAGCCGTCGGTCGGCGGCTATCACCTGGTTTGGTCTCGGGACCTGTACGAAGTTGCTACCGCGTTTTATGCCATGGGAGACAAAGAAGCCGCGGATCGCGCGCTGAACTATTTGTTCAACGTGCAGCAGAAGCCGGACGGCTCGTTTCCGCAAAACTCGTGGCTTGACGGCCGTCCATTCTGGGGCTCGCTGCAGATGGACGAAGTTGCCTATCCGCTGATTCTTGCCTGGCAGCTTGGCCGCACCGACTCGCAGACCTACGACAAGCATGTAAAGCCGGCGGCGAACTTTATCGCGAAGAATGGCCCGGCGTCGCCGCAGGAGCGCTGGGAAGAGCAGTCCGGATATTCCCCTTCCACTATCGCTGCCGAGATTGCCGGCTTGATCTGCGCGGCGAAGATCGCGCAGATGGATCACGATGACGCGTCCCGCACTGCGTGGCTGAATCTCGCCGATGACTGGTCGAACAAACTCGAAGGCTGGACGGTTACGACCAACGGCAAATACGCCGATCGCTACTACCTCCGCTTGACCCAGCACGGCGATCCGAACGCCGGCGAAATGATCAACATCGCCAACAAAGGCGGCACCTGGGATGAGCGCGAGATTGTTGATGCCGGGTTCCTCGAGCTGGTGCGCCTGGGAATTCGTCCGGCAAGCGATCCGCTGATCGCGAAATCACTCGGTGTAGTGGATACCGTGATCAAGGTCGATACGCCGAATGGTCCGGTTTGGTATCGCTATAACCATGACGGCTATGGCGAACAGGTGGACGGGCATGGCTATAACGAAGTTGGAGTGGGACGACTCTGGGTGTTGCTGGTGGGCGAGCGCGGCGAGTATGCGGTTGCGTCGGGGCTGGATCCGTCGCCTTATCTCGACGCCATGCAGAAGATGGCGAACGCTGGCCACATGCTGGGGGAACAGGTATGGGATCGCAAGGACTCGCCTGACCCGTCGCGCTTCCAGATGGGCGAGGGGACCGGTTCGGCTACCCCCCTGAACTGGACCTGCGCGCAGTTTGTACGCCTCGCCGTCGCCGCCGAGGAGAAAAAGCTGCCGGAGACTCCGGCGGTGGTCGCTGAACATTTCCAGCAGCTGCGCAAGGCGAGTCTCAGCAATTCCGGCCAATCGAATACGACAACCGCAGTTACCCGCTGA
- a CDS encoding protein kinase, whose product MVPTVEKIGRYEIVSELGRGAMGLVYRAVDPNIGRAVALKTMRVDVHGMEHEEMLRRFKNEARAAGLMNHPNIVTIYDAGEVDGLFYIAMEYLEGETVQSLMMQKRVLPAEQIVEIGVQVCAGLEYAHQMKVIHRDIKPANIMITRQNVAKIMDFGISKAAGTMTNTSQVLGTPNYMAPEQVKGLDLDGRADLFSFGVVLYEMATGERPFAGQNVTTIIYKIVNENPVAPSDKEASVHPGLSAVIARCLSKDPTERYTSAADLARDLANYRSIGAEGEDTSVIPNSVRVQATQPVGPPTGTWRSTASSNGNGAGPASSGTLRRQTIKQTTGMMRRAGVRPSRLRDKNVLALTAFAVAIVVVMAGLYRVKHRAPATQLPAMVAQLSVPAPLPTTPIQPAKTTPEPTAKAVKTGVQEPPNAAASTPVTAPKSEVKADQPHLEEAEVKETKPQNGKREVRFRSNPEGAFIQIDGQSSEAWVTPFTTSDITPGSHEVVFTKVGYSPETRTFEIGSKSSSYRVNLVPITTAIAITSEPPGAEIEIDGHDTTRATPAQIPVAEGEHNVLVRLEGFRSAELNADVKKGQIYQFHPMLNPAGAPQAGSASRLSKLFGGGFRAKGVIDFVSSPPGARIFIHGRAAQIATPAHDAFAPGDYAIELREQGYKPVKQIVHVEPGKISKVEALLEPQQ is encoded by the coding sequence ATGGTGCCTACAGTAGAGAAGATCGGACGTTACGAAATCGTGAGTGAGTTGGGCCGCGGCGCGATGGGACTCGTGTACCGCGCGGTGGACCCCAACATCGGCCGCGCGGTCGCGCTCAAGACCATGCGCGTCGACGTGCATGGCATGGAGCACGAGGAAATGCTCCGCCGCTTCAAGAACGAAGCTCGGGCCGCCGGCCTGATGAATCATCCCAACATCGTCACCATCTACGACGCCGGCGAAGTCGATGGCCTCTTCTACATCGCGATGGAGTACCTGGAAGGGGAAACGGTTCAATCGCTGATGATGCAAAAGCGCGTTCTGCCGGCTGAGCAGATCGTCGAGATCGGCGTTCAGGTATGTGCCGGGCTCGAGTACGCGCACCAGATGAAGGTGATTCATCGCGATATTAAGCCGGCGAACATCATGATTACGCGCCAGAACGTGGCCAAGATCATGGATTTCGGTATCTCCAAAGCCGCGGGCACGATGACCAACACCAGCCAGGTGCTGGGCACGCCGAATTACATGGCGCCCGAGCAGGTGAAGGGACTGGACCTCGATGGCCGCGCCGATCTTTTCAGCTTCGGTGTAGTGCTGTACGAGATGGCTACCGGCGAGCGTCCGTTTGCCGGCCAGAACGTGACGACGATTATTTACAAGATCGTCAACGAGAATCCCGTTGCTCCGAGCGATAAAGAAGCGAGCGTCCATCCTGGGCTGAGCGCAGTCATTGCGCGCTGCCTGTCGAAGGACCCGACGGAGCGCTATACGAGCGCCGCCGACCTGGCGCGCGATCTTGCGAACTACCGCTCGATCGGCGCCGAAGGCGAAGACACTTCCGTCATTCCCAATTCGGTGCGGGTGCAGGCGACTCAGCCGGTTGGACCGCCGACGGGAACCTGGAGATCGACTGCTTCGTCCAATGGCAATGGAGCAGGACCGGCGAGCTCAGGAACGCTTCGCCGACAGACAATCAAGCAAACGACGGGAATGATGAGGCGCGCCGGCGTGCGTCCCAGTCGTCTACGCGATAAAAATGTGCTGGCCCTCACCGCATTTGCAGTTGCGATTGTCGTGGTCATGGCAGGGTTATATCGCGTGAAGCATCGCGCTCCTGCCACACAGCTTCCGGCGATGGTTGCACAACTGAGTGTTCCCGCACCGCTGCCGACGACGCCTATTCAGCCTGCAAAAACAACTCCCGAGCCCACCGCCAAGGCTGTAAAGACAGGAGTTCAGGAACCGCCAAATGCAGCTGCGAGTACGCCAGTGACGGCTCCAAAGAGCGAAGTAAAGGCCGATCAACCACATTTGGAAGAAGCTGAGGTGAAAGAAACTAAGCCTCAGAATGGGAAGCGGGAAGTCAGATTCCGTTCCAATCCTGAAGGTGCGTTCATCCAGATTGACGGCCAGTCCAGTGAAGCGTGGGTGACGCCGTTCACAACCTCCGATATCACTCCAGGCTCGCACGAAGTAGTCTTCACGAAGGTTGGCTACTCGCCAGAGACACGTACATTTGAAATCGGGTCAAAGAGTTCTTCTTACAGGGTCAACCTTGTGCCGATTACTACGGCGATCGCGATCACCAGCGAGCCGCCGGGAGCAGAGATTGAGATCGACGGCCACGATACCACTCGTGCGACCCCAGCGCAGATTCCGGTCGCCGAAGGCGAGCACAACGTTCTGGTCCGTTTGGAAGGCTTCCGCAGCGCAGAATTGAATGCCGATGTAAAAAAAGGCCAGATCTACCAATTTCATCCGATGCTGAATCCTGCAGGTGCGCCGCAGGCGGGTAGTGCCTCACGACTGTCGAAGCTTTTCGGCGGCGGCTTTCGCGCCAAAGGCGTGATTGATTTCGTCAGCAGCCCTCCGGGTGCGCGCATTTTCATCCACGGACGTGCCGCACAAATCGCGACTCCGGCGCACGACGCGTTTGCGCCCGGCGATTACGCGATCGAACTCCGCGAGCAGGGATATAAGCCCGTTAAGCAGATTGTTCACGTGGAACCAGGGAAGATCAGCAAAGTCGAAGCATTGCTCGAACCGCAACAATAG